One Lucilia cuprina isolate Lc7/37 chromosome 4, ASM2204524v1, whole genome shotgun sequence DNA segment encodes these proteins:
- the LOC124419377 gene encoding nuclear export mediator factor NEMF homolog — MRPNDIYVHAEIQGASSVVVRNPTGGEVPPKTLLEAGTMAISYSVAWDAKVVTNAYWVRSNQVSKTAPTGEYLGTGSFMIRGKKNFLPSCHLIMGLSLLFKLEDSFIENHRGERKVRSFEEEQEHQDENQLKITNLENEKLDDIIEVDIDLERYNDKNDDEDMEKEIKKLTLQKDIEFPDTHVKVEHDTGRISLKNQLITSYQVLNETECSKNDNKSSVEEEEESTIIPAAAPRRKQQQNSKKRKDEKDRKYQKEQDQKLQKQQSTDDSENKNKSQIIKRGQKGKLKKIRAKYKDQDEEERQLRMQILKSAGKNSEITADLKQDEEYFSMTNIKLKHPSEQKSIQGEVEDLDDAPTGADVEMIDSLTGQPFDQDELLFVIPVVAPYQSLQNYKFKVKLTPGTGKRGRAAKTALTMFSKDKLCTPRERDLLKSIRDEALARNIPGKVKLSAPQLQKFKK, encoded by the exons aTGCGTCCAAATGATATTTACGTACATGCTGAGATTCAGGGAGCATCGAGTGTCGTTGTTCGAAACCCAACTGGGGGTGAAGTACCTCCAAAAACCTTATTGGAAGCTGGTACTATGGCTATTTCATACAGTGTTGCGTGGGATGCAAAAGTTGTTACAAACGCTTATTGGGTGCGCAGTAACCAAGTAAGCAAAACTGCTCCCACGGGTGAGTACTTAGGTACTGGTAGCTTTATGATTCGtggaaagaaaaactttttgccATCCTGTCATTTAATTATGGGCCTTAGCTTGCTATTTAAACTGGAAGACAGCTTTATTGAAAATCATCGTGGAGAGCGGAAAGTACGAAGTTTTGAAGAAGAACAAGAACACCAAgacgaaaatcaattaaaaataaccaatttagAGAACGAAAAGTTAGATGACATTATAGAGGTAGATATTGACCTTGAAAGGTACAATGACAAGAATGATGATGAAGATatggaaaaagaaattaaaaaattgaccCTACAGAAAGATATCGAATTTCCAGATACACATGTTAAAGTTGAACACGATACCGGGCGGATATCTCTAAAAAATCAATTGATAACCTCCTATCAGGTGTTAAATGAAACTGAATGTAGCAAAAATGATAACAAATCTTCGGTTGAGGAGGAAGAAGAGTCCACTATTATCCCAGCAGCTGCTCCTcgtagaaaacaacaacaaaattctaaaaaacgCAAAGACGAAAAAGATCGTAAATATCaaaaagaacaggatcagaagctTCAAAAACAACAGTCCACCGATGatagtgaaaacaaaaacaagtctCAGATAATTAAACGTGGCCAAAAGGGCAAACTAAAAAAGATTAGAGCCAAATACAAGGATCAAGATGAAGAAGAACGACAACTGCgtatgcaaattttaaaatctgcTGGCAAAAATAGTGAAATCACAGCTGATTTAAAGCAAGATGAGGAATATTTCTCAATGACCAATATCAAATTAAAACATCCAAGTGAACAGAAATCAATCCAGGGGGAAGTGGAGGATTTGGATGACGCACCAACTGGTGCTGATGTTGAAATGATTGATTCATTGACTGGCCAACCATTCGATCAAGATgagttgttgtttgttatacCAGTAGTTGCTCCCTATCAATCTCTTCAAAATTACAA gtTTAAAGTTAAACTTACTCCTGGTACCGGAAAACGAGGTCGGGCAGCAAAAACAGCTCTAACTATGTTTTCAAAGGACAAATTGTGCACTCCAAGAGAAAGAGATCTTCTAAAGAGTATTCGAGATGAAGCCTTGGCTCGCAACATACCAGGAAAAGTAAAATTGTCCGCTCCACAGTtacaaaagttcaaaaaataa
- the LOC124419378 gene encoding dynein axonemal heavy chain 10-like, whose translation MQLDRSHPKILVEELPILSVVPIEAHRLKLQNTFRAPVYMTSQRRNAMGVGLVFEADLVTFEGLKPLGSTRCLLDAK comes from the exons ATGCAACTAGATCGTTCGCATCCTAAAATTCTAGTTGAAGAATTACCAATATTGTCTGTAGTTCCTATAGAGGCTCATAGACTTAAACTACaa AACACATTCCGTGCCCCAGTTTACATGACATCTCAAAGACGTAATGCCATGGGAGTTGGCCTTGTATTTGAAGCTGATCTTGTGACTTTCGAAGGACTTAAGCCATTGGGTTCTACAAGGTGTTTGCTTGACGCTAAATAA